The Streptomyces sp. NBC_00597 DNA segment CCTGCCGGATGTCGATCGTCACCCGTGCGTGCGGCATCGCCAGCGACGCGAGCTCCTGCGTGACGGCCGACGCGAACCGCGTCGCCGCCTCCACCCGCGCGTCGGTCAGCCCCTGCGCCAGCAGCGACAGTTCGGCCCGCAGCCCGTCGCGTTCGGCGGTCAGTTCGGTGATCCGCTCGTCGTCGCCGTCCAGCTCCAGCAGCCGGGCCGAGCCCCGCTCGGCCCACTCCAGGACCGAGTCGATCGAGTCGCCGTACTTGCGCGTCAGCTGGGTCAGGGCCGCCCGCCGCTCTTCCACCGCGGCGAGTCGCAGCGGATCGGCGTCCAGGTCGTCGGCGTAGCCGGCGAGTTCCCCGGCGACGTCGGCGAGCAGGATCCCGAGCTCCCCGATCCGTTCCGCGAGCGCGCCGAGCGCCGCGTCGTGGGTCCGTACGGCTTCCAGGGCCCGGTGTGCGCCCGCGACGAGGGTGTTGGCGTCGACGTCCTCCGGGTCCTCGACGTCGCCCGCGAGGGCCGCGTGGGCGATCTGCGCCGCCGAGGCGAGCGATTCGGCGTGGCCGAGCCGTTCCGCCTCCGCCGCGAGCTCGGCGTCCTCGCCGGCCAGCGGTTCCACGGCGGCGATCTCGTCCAGGCCGAAGCGCAGCAGGTCGGCCTCCTGGGCGCGTTCCCGGGCCCGGGTGGTGATCTCGTCGAGTTCGACGGCGACGGCGCGCAGCCGCCGGTAGGCGGCCCCGTACTTCTCCAGCGGGACGGCGACGGCGTCGCCGGCGTACCGGTCGAGTGCCTGGCGCTGGCGGGCGGGCCGCAGCAGCCCCTGCTGGTCGGTCTGCCCGTGCACGGCGACGAGGTCGTCCGCGAGTTCGCCGAGCAGGCCGACGGGCACGGAGCGGCCGCCGACGTGGGCGCGCGAGCGCCCCTCGGCGGACACGGTCCGGCTGATCAGCAGGGCTCCGTCGTCGAGCTCGGCCCCGGCTTCCTCGGCGCGTACGGCGGCGGGCGCGTCGGGGCGCATGACGATGCGGCCCTCCACGACCGCCGCCTTGGCCCCGATCCGGACCAGGGCCGGGTCGGCGCGACCGCCGAGCAGCAGGCCGAGGCTGGTGACGACCATCGTCTTGCCCGCGCCGGTCTCACCCGTCACCGCGGTGAAACCGGGCGACAGCTCGACCACCGCGTCGTCGATGACCCCGAGCGACCGTATCCGCATCTCCTCAAGCACGGGACGACGATACCGAGGTTTCACCGGTGCCATGTGACGTCACCCGTCGAGAGTTTCCCGAACGAATGTGCTATTAGTGGGGCGCTCCGCGCCACCCAGACACCGGCAGCGCGAACTTCGCGACGAGCCGGTCCGTGAACGACGCGTGGTGCAGCCGGGCGAGCCGCACCGGCACCGCGCCCCGCCGGACCTCCACCCGGGCCCCTGCCGGCAGCTCCAGCGTCCGGCGGCCGTCGCACCACAGCACGCCGTGCGGCACTCCGGTCTGCACCTCCACCGCCAGCACCGAGTCCGGCGAGGTCACCAGCGGCTTCGCGAACAGCGCGTGCGCGCTGATCGGCACCATCAGCAGCGCTTCCACCTCCGGCCAGACCACCGGCCCGCCGGCGGAGAAGGCGTACGCCGTGGATCCCGTCGGGGTCGCGCAGACGATCCCGTCGCAGCCGAAGCCGGACACCGGGCGCCCGTCGATCTCCAGGACCACTTCGAGCATCCGTTCGGGCGACACCTTCTGGACGGCCGCCTCGTTCAGCGCCCAGTCCCGGTGGACGACGTCTCCGTTCGTCCGTACGAGCACGTCGAGGGTCATCCGCTCCTCGACCTCGTACGCCCGCGTCACGACCCGGTCCACGACCTTGTCCAGGTCGTCCCGCTCGGCCTCCGCGAGGAACCCCACCCGACCCAGGTTCACCCCCAGCATCGGCACGCCCGAGCCGCGCGCGAACTCCGCGCCGCGCAGCAGGGTCCCGTCGCCGCCCAGCACGATGAGCAGCTCGCAACCTTCGAGCGCCGCGGGGGTGCACTCGGCCACCAGCTCCACCTCGGGCGGCAGTGGCAGGTCCCTCGCCTCGAACTCGACGACCCGTACGCCTAGCCCGCTCTTCAGCAGCCCCTGTACGACCAGCTCGGCGCTGCGGATGGCCGCCGGCCGCCCGGTGTGCGCCAGCAGGAAGACGGTCCGCCCCTCCGTCGGAACCGATGATTGCGAGGTATCCGACCTGTCCGCTGATTCAGTCACTGCGGCCCCTCCGCCACTGCTCGGTCAACATCCGCCGGGTCGAGTGCCGGTGCCCCCGCCCTCAGCCACAGAAAGTACTCGACGTTACCCGACGGACCGGGCAACGGACTCGCGGTCACCCCGAGCACGCCGAGCCCCAGCTTCGCCGCCCGGGCCGCCACCTCGCGCACGGCCTCCGCCCGCAGCTCCGGGCTGCGTACGACGCCGCCGCTGCCGAGCCGGTCCTTGCCGACCTCGAACTGCGGCTTGACCATCAGCACCAGGTCCGCGTCCGGGGCGCAGCAGCGCACCAGGGCGGGCAGGACCAGGCCGATGGAGATGAAGGACAGGTCGCCGACGACGAGGTCGACCGGGGTCCCGTCGAGCTGCTCGACGGTGAGCTCGCGGACGTTCGTCCGGTCCTTGACGGTGACCCGGTCGTCGCTCTGCAGCGACCAGGCGAGCTGCCCGTAGCCGACGTCGACGGCCATCACGTGGGCCACGCCCGCGCGCAGCAGTACGTCGGTGAACCCGCCGGTGGAGGCGCCGGCGTCCAGCGCCCGGCGGCCCTCGACGGCCAGGCCCTGCGGCTGGAAGGCCGCCAGTGCGCCGGCCAGTTTGTGGCCGCCCCGGGAGACGTAGTCGGGGTCGCTGTCGTCCTTGAGGACCACCAGGGCCGCGCTGGTCTCGACCTGGGTGGCCGCCTTGGTCGCGGTGGCGCCGCCGACCGTCACCCGGCCCGCGGCGATCAGCTGGGCGGCGTGCTCGCGCGAGCGGGCCATGCTGCGGCGTACCAGTTCGGCGTCCAGGCGGCGGCGTGCCACTCCTGCCACGTTCGGTTCAGCTCCTGTTTTCGTACGGTCCGGGGACGGGCGGTGCGTCCAGCGCGGTCAGCGCGTCGCGCAACCCCCTGTGCACATCCTCGTACACCGCGACGTGTCCGTCCGCCGTGAGGTGGTCGGCTTCGGCCAGCCGCTCCAGGTGCGCGTCCACCCCGGCATGGCCGGTGGGCGTACGGACGAGGCCGAGGGGCTCGGGGCCGGCGGGCCCGGCGGAGGGCTCCGGCGCCGCTTCCCCGGAGGCGCCGAGTACCGCGGACACGCCCGGTTCACCACGTTCACCCGGTACGTCCGGTGCGTCCGGTGCCGCGTCGGCCAAGTCGTCGGTCATGCCACGACGCTACCCCGAAGCACCCGGGCGGCCGCGCACGGCTCTGCGGTACGGTCGAGATCACGATGGCTACGATCGATGAGTGCCGCGCCGCACTCGACCGACTTTCCGACAACCTCGCGCAGGCCGACGGCAGTGTGCGCGGTGCTGCCGCGCTGGACCGCTCCCTGAGCTGCCACATCACGGACCTCGACCAGACCTTCACCGGCCGCCTCGAAGGAGGCCGGATCCGGGTGGACGCGGTCTCCCCCGGTCCGCCCGCCGCCAAGGCCGAGATCCGGCTCGCGATGGCCGGGGACGACCTGGTGGCGATGGTCGCGGGCGAGCTGAAGTTCGCCAAGGCCTGGGCCTCCGGCCGGGTCCGGCTGGAGGCCGGCTTCCGCGACCTGCTCCGCCTCAAGAGCCTGCTGTGACCCGGCACGACCCGGCCCCGCCCGGTCGCATCGGGGCGCCGGGGGCACGCCGGCCGTAGCCGGAGGAGGGACCGGGAACGGCGCCCCGGCAACGGCGCGCACGCTCCCTCGACGGTCAGCCCGCGGCACCCTTACCGGTCAAACGCCCGGCCCGGGTCCTGGCGGCCGGGATCACCAGCGGGGTGCCCGTCTCCGGGTCATCGATGATCTGGCAGCGCAGCCCGAACACCTTCTCCACCAGCTCCGCCGTGACCACCTCGGCCGGCGGCCCCTCCGCGACGACCTCTCCGCCGCGCATCGCGATCAGGTGCGTGGCGTAGCGGGCCGCGTGGTTGAGGTCGTGCAGCACGGCCACCAGGGTCCGGCCCTGGTTCTCGTGCAGTTCGGCGCACAGGTCCAGCACGTCGATCTGGTGCTGGATGTCGAGGTAGGTGGTCGGCTCGTCCAGGAGCAGCAGCGGCGTCTGCTGCGCGAGCGCCATCGCGATCCACACCCGCTGGCGCTGGCCGCCCGACAGCTCGTCCACCGACCGGTCCGCGAGCTCGGCGACCCCGGTCGAGGCCATGGATTCGAGGACGATCCGCTCGTCCTCCGGCGACCACTGCCGCAGCAGCCCCTGGTGCGGGTAGCGGCCCCGCGAGACCAGGTCGGCGACGGTGATCCCGTCCGGCGCGATCGAGGACTGCGGCAGCAGGCCCAGCGTCTTGGCGACCTTCTTGGCCGGCATCGACCCGATGGCCTGCCCGTCCAGCAGTACCTGCCCGGCGGACGGCTTCAGCATCCGCGACAGGGCCCGCAGCAGCGTGGACTTGCCACACGCGTTGGGTCCGACGATCACCGTGAACGAGTGGTCGGGGATCTCCACCGACAGGTTCTCGGCGATGACCCGCTGGTCGTAGCCGAGGGTCACGTTCTGCGCGGTCAGCCGCTGCACCTGCGTACTCCTTGAGTTGCTCGTGTCCGTGCTCATATACGTCCCGCCCTGCGCTCGGTGACGAGCAGCCAGAGCAGGTAGACACCGCCGACCAGCCCCGTCACCACACCCACCGGCAGCTGGTCGGCGCCGAAGGCGCGCTGCGAGGCCCAGTCGGACACGAGCAGCAGGACGGAGCCCATCAGCGCGCCGGCGAGCAGGTTCGACCCGGGCGAGCGGGTCAGCCGCCGGGCCAGCTGGGGCGCGGCCAGGGCGACGAACGAGATGGGTCCGGCGGCCGCGGCGGCCGCGGTGGTCAACAGGACCGCCGCCAGCATCAGCAGCATCCGCATACGTTCCACCCGTACTCCGAGGGCGTACGCGGCGTCGTCGCCCATCTCCATCATCCGCAGGGCCCGGCCCTGCCCGAGGACGAGCGGGAACAGCACCGCACACGTCCCGAGCAGCGGCCAGACCTGGCTCCAGTCCCGGCCGGCGAGCGAGCCGGTCAGCCAGACCATCGCACGGGTGGCCTCGACGAGCTGGGCCTTGGTCAGCAGGTAGTTGATGACGGCGACGAGCATTGCGGAGGCGCCGATGCCGACCAGCACCAGCCGGTAGCCGTGGATGCCGCGCTTGTACGACAGCAGGTAGACGACGACGCCGGTGAGCAGTCCGCCCACGAGCGCGCCTCCCGCGACCGCGTTCGCGTCGCCCTTGAACAGGACGATCACGGTGAGCGCACCGACCGACGCGCCGTAGCTGAAGCCGAGCAGGTCCGGGGAGCCGAGCGGGTTGCGGGAGACGGACTGGAAGACCGCGCCGGCCATGCCGAGCGCGGCGCCCACCAGCAGGGCGACCAGCACGCGCGGCAGCCGCAGGTCGTTGACGATGAAGTCGTGGGCGGGGGTGCCGTTGCCCAGCAGGGTCTGTACGACGTCCCACGGCGCGATCTCGAAGTCGCCGGTGCCGATCAGGACGACGGCCATCGCCAGCGCGGCCGCGGTGAGCAGCAGTCCGGCGACCAGCGCCCGGGGCTCCAGGCGCAGGGACAGCCCGCCGGGGCCGCGCAGGGGACGGGAGCCGCGGGAGCCGGGCTCGTCCGCCCGGAGGTCGACGGTCACAGCTGGGCCATCCTCTTGCGCCGGACGAGGTAGATGAAGACGGGTCCGCCGATGAGCGCGGTGACGATGCCGACCTGGAGCTCGGCGGGCCGGGTGACGACCCGGCCGACGACGTCCGCGCCCAACAGCAGCACCGGCGAGAGGACCGCCGAGTAGGCGAGCACCCACCGCATGTCGGGGCCGGTGAGGAGCCGCACCAGGTGCGGGATCATCAGCCCGATGAAGACGATCGGCCCGCAGGCGGCGGTCGCCGCCCCGCACAGCAGGGTGATGGCGACCACTGCGGCGATCCGGGTCCGGGTGAGGTGGGCGCCGAGGGCCCGCGCGGTGTCGTCGCCCATGGCCATCGCGTTCAGCGGCCGGCCCAGCGACAGCGCGATCACCGCGCCCACCAGCAGGAACGGCGCGACCTGCCGGACGGTGTCCATGTTCGCGGAAGCCAGCGAGCCCACGGTCCAGAAGCGGATCTTGTCCAGCGCCTTGCTGTCCATCAGCTGCACGGCGTTGATGTAGCCGACCAGGGCCGCGCTGGCGGCGGTACCGGCGAGCGCGAGGCGCACCGGTGTCGCGCTGCGGCTGCCGCCGAGTACGTAGACCACGACGGAGACGACGGCGGCGCCGAGGAAGGCCCACCACACGAACTCGCTGAGCGAGGAGGCTCCGAGGAAGGTGACGGCCGAGACCACGGCGGCCGCGGCGCCCGCGTTGACGCCGAGGATGCCCGGCTCGGCCAGCGGATTGCGGGTCAGCGCCTGCATGACCGCACCGGAGAGGCCGAGGCCGAGCCCGACCATCAGCCCGAGGAGGGTGCGCGGCACCCGCAGGTCGCGCACCACCACGTCGGAGGGCGTTCCCGCGTAGTGGAACAGGCCGTGCCAGACCTGGTCGAGGGGCATCTGTTTGGCGCCCACGGCGATGCTCGCCACCGCGATCAGGGCCAGCACCGCGAGGGCGCCGAGCAGACCGGCGGCGCGGGCCGCGGGCCGCGGGCGGGCGGCGGCGACCGGCGCCGCGCTCTGTTCAGGGGGACTCTCGACCAACACGGAAGTTAGGTTAGCCTACCCTCCGCCCGGCCAGGTGCCGTTCCGCCTGATCAGCCCCTGCTCGACACCGGCAGGGAACCGGCTCGGCCCCGGCTCGGCACACGGCGCCTCACGGACCGCCGCCCGACTGCCCGACTGCCCGGCCGCCCCCGCCTACAACCCGATCCGGGCCAGGGCCTTCCCCGCGTCCAGCGAGCAGGAACCCTCGACCGCCTGGGTCCAGGCGGCCGCGCACATCGCCCGCAGCCCGTCGATCGGATCGCCCTCGCCCCGCAACTCCAGTACGTCCGCCGCCGCCACCGCGGTCCAGCCACCACAGCGGAAGCCCCCGTCCGCCGCCACGACCTCCGGCTGCCCCGTCAGCAGCCCCCGCAGGTCCCGGTCCACGTACGTCGGCCGGTGCCTCGGCTCGGCCCGCAGCAGCTGCGCCCCGTCCGTCACCCCGGTCAGCACCAGCAGCGAGTCCACCTCCCCGTTGAAAGCGCCCTCGATGTCCGTGTCCAGCCGGTCACCGACCACCAGCGGCCGCTCGGCCCCGGTCCGCAGCACCGTCTCCCGGTGCATCGGGGGCAGCGGCTTCCCCGCCACCTGCGGTTCGGCACCCGTGGCGATCCGGACGACCTCCACCGCGGCCCCGTTGCCGGGCCCGATCCCGCGCGCCCCCGGAATCGTCAGATCGGTGTTCGACGCGTACCACGGCACCCCGCGGTGGATCGCGTACGCGGCCTCCGCGAACCGCGACCACGGCAGGTCCGGGCCCCCGTACCCCTGGACCACCGCCGCGAGCCCCTCCTCGTCGGCGGAGTCCACCGGGACCAGCCCCCGCTCGCGCAGCGCGACCCGGAGCCCCTCCCCGCCGATCACCAGCACCTTCGACCCCGGCTCCACCTGCTCCGAGATCAGCCGGGCCACGGCCTGCGCCGAGGTGATCACCTCACCGGCCTCGGTCGGGATGCCCAGCTCGCTCAGGTGCTCGGCGACCGCCTCCGGGGTACGCAGCGCGTTGTTCGTGACGTACGCGAGGTGCATCCCGTCGGCCCGGGCCGACGCCAGCGACTGCGCCGCGTACGCGATCGCCTCGCCGCCCGCGTACACCACTCCGTCCAGGTCCAGCAGGGCCGTGTCGTACGCCTTGTGCAGGCTGCGCTCGCTGCCCGCCGGACTCGTCCTGATCTGCCGGGTCATCCTGTCGGCTCCCTGTCCGTTCGATCCTCGACCGGTCCGTGACCGATCCCGACTGCTTGTGCTGCGGTCTTGCTCACCCGATCATCCCGCATCGCGAGACGCGTCTTACCATGCACCAATGACCACATCTGGTACTGCGGACGACGGGCTGCGCCTGATCCCCTTCCACGGACTGCGCTATGACCCGGAGCGTGTCGGCAGCCTGGCCGCCGTCACCTCACCGCCGTACGACGTGGTGGTGCGCCCGGACGGCGTCGACCACTTGCAGTCCGCCGATCCGCACAACATCGTCCGCCTGATCCTGCCTCAGGCGGACACCCCCGCCGAGCGCAACGAACAGGCCGCACGCACCCTGCACGACTGGCTCCGCAACGGCATCCTCAGCGCCGACCCCGAGCCCGCCCTCTACGTCTACGAGCAGCGCAAGGGCGGCCTGCTGCAGCGCGGTGTGATCGGTGCCCTCGCCCTGTCGCAGCCCGACGCCGGCATCGTCCTCCCGCACGAGGACGTGATGCCGGACGTGGTCACCGACCGGGCCGGCCTGATGCGGGCGGCTTCGGCCAATCTGGAGCCCCTCCTGCTCACCTATCTCGGGGACGACACCGCAGCCGGCGCGGCCGAGGTCGTCGAGCGGACCGCGACAGGCACTCCGCTGCTCGCCACCACCACCGAGGACGGCTTCCGCCACCGGCTCTGGGCCATCACCGACCCCGCCGACCTGGCCGCCGTCACCGCCGACCTCGGGCACCGCCAGGCCCTCATCGCCGACGGACACCACCGCTGGGCGACGTACCTGCGCCTGCAGGAGGAGCACCAGTCCCCCACCGCATGGGACTTCGGGCTGGTCCTCCTCGTCGACACGGCCCGCTACCCGCTCCAGGTGCGCGCCATCCACCGGATGCTGCGCCGCACCCCGGTCGCGGACGCCCTGGCCGCCGTCGAGGGCAGCTTCCGGGTCCGCCCGGTCGAGGGCCCGCTGCCGCTCGCCCTGGAGGCCCTCGCCGACGCCGCGGAGCGCGGCAACGCCTTCCTCCTGACCGGCGACGGCACCTTCCACCTGGTCACCGACCCGGATCTGGACCTCCTGGAGCGCACCGTGCGCCGCGACCGTCCCGAGGCCTGGCGCCGGCTGGACGCGACCGTCCTGCACGCGACCCTGCTCGACGCGCTGTGGCAGATCCCCGACACCCCCGACCAGATCTCGTACATCCACGACGCCGCAGCCACCGTCGCCATGGCCGAGCGTCACGGCGGCACCGCGGTCCTGCTGCACCCCGTACGGGAGCAGGTCGTGCGGGACCTGGCCCGCCAGGGCGTCACGATGCCCCGCAAGTCCACGTCCTTCGGCCCGAAGCCGGCCACCGGCCTGGTCCTGCGCAGCCTGACCTGACCCGGCCCGGCCCGGCCGCGGATACGAAAAAGGGCGGCACCCCACCGGGGGTGCCGCCCTTTCTCAGTTCAGCAGGACCGCTGCTCAGGCCTTGTCACGGGCCTGGGCGTCGTCCTCGTCCTCGTCCTCGTCCTCGACGACGGCGATCTCGTCGGTGACGTCGACGTCGGCGTCCGCGTCGGACCGCTCCAGGGGCTCGTACTCGTCGTCGTCCTCGTCGTAGTACTCGGCCTGGTCGGACGCACGCTCGGCAGCAGCCACCTCGGCGGCGTCCTGCTCTTCGTCCTCGTCGTCCTCGTCGTCCTCGTCCTCGTCGACCCCGTCCGGCTCATCGCCGGCGAGCGCGTCGACGAACTCGACGCCGTCCAGCTCGGCGAGCCGGTCGGAGGCGTCCATCGAGCCGTCCTTGTCCGCCTCGACCGTCTTGGCGAACCACTCGCGCGCCTCGTCCTCACGGCCGGCCGCCAGCAGGGCGTCCGCGTAGGCGTACCGCAGGCGCGCGGTCCACGGCTGGATGGCGTTGGAGGCCAGCTCGGGGCTCTGCAGGGTCACGATGGCGGCGTCGAGCTGCCCCATGTCCCGGCGCGCACCGGCGGCGACCAGGCGCATCTCGACCTGGCCGGCCTTGTCCAGCTTCTGCACCTCGGGCTCGCCGGCCATGGCCAGCGCGCGCTCGGGGCGGCCGAGGCCGCGCTCGCAGTCGGCCATGACGGGCCACAGTTCGACGGAACCGGTCATGCGCTTGGCGGCGCGGAACTCCGCGAGCGCCTCGCTGTACTTCTGCGTGGCGTACGCGGCGAAGCCGGCGGCCTCGCGGACGGCAGCGACGCGGGAGGCCAGGCGCAGGGCGATGCGCGAGTACGCGTACGCCTGCTCCGGGTCCTCGTCGATCAGCCGGGCGACCATGACCAGGTTGCGGGAGACCTCCTCGGCCAGGCCCTTGGGCAGGCTCAGGAGCTCCTGGCGGACATCGGCGTCGATCTCCAGGCCGGTGACGTCCTCGTCGATCGGAAGCCGCTTGACCGGGTCCCGGTCGCGGTCCGCGCGGTAGTCGCGGTCGCCGCCACGGTCGTCGCGACCGCCACGGTAGCCACCGCGGTCGCCACCACGGTCATCACGACCGCGGAACCCGCCACGGTCGCCACCGCGGTCGTCACGGCGCGGGTACGACGGACGGTCACCACCACGGTCATCGCGACCGCCACGGAAACCACCGCGGTCGTCATCACGACGCGGGTACGAGGGACGGCCACCGCGGTCGTCATCGCGGCGCGGGTAGGACGGGCGGGTACCGCGGTCGTCATCACGACGCGGGTACGAGGGACGCTCGCCACGGTCGTCACGGCGGAAGCCACCACCACCGCCGCCGGAGGGGCGCTCACCGCGGTCGTCACGGCGCGGGTACGACGGACGGTCGCCACCGCGGTCGTCGCGACGCGGGTACGAGGGACGGTCCTCGCGGCCGCGGAAGCCGCCGCCGGAGGGACGCTCACCGCGGTCGTCGCGACGCGGGTACGACGGACGGTCGCCACCGCGGTCGTCGCGACGCGGGTACGAGGGACGGTCCTCGCGGCCGCGGAAGCCGCCGCCGGAGGGACGCTCGCCACGGTCGTCGCGGCGGAAGCCACCACCGCCGCCAGAGGGACGCTCACCACGGTCGTCGCGACGCGGGTACGACGGACGGTCGCCACCACGCTCATCACGGCCACCACGGAAACCACCGCGGTCGTCATCACGACGCGGGTACGAGGGACGCTCGCCACGGTCGTCACGGCGGAAGCCACCACCACCGCCGCCGGAGGGGCGCTCACCACGGTCGTCACGGCGCGGGTACGACGGACGGTCGCCACCGCGGTCATCGCGACGCGGGTACGAGGGACGGTCCTCGCGGCCGCGGAAGCCGCCGCCGGAGGGACGCTCGCCACGGTCGTCACGGCGGAAGCCACCGCCGCCGCCGGAGGGGCGCTCACCACGGTCGTCGCGACGCGGGTACGACGGACGGTCGCCACCACGCTCATCACGGCCACCACGGAAACCACCGCGGTCGTCATCACGGCGCGGGTACGAGGGACGCTCGCCACGGTCGTCACGGCGGAAGCCACCGCCGCCGCCGGAGGGGCGCTCACCACGGTCGTCACGGCGCGGGTACGACGGACGGTCGCCACCACGCTCATCACGACCGCCACGGAAACCACCGCGGTCGTCATCACGACGCGGGTACGAGGGACGGCCACCACGGTCGTCATCACGGCGCGGGTAGGACGGGCGGTCGCCACCGCGGTCATCGCGACGGAAGCCGCCGCCACCACCGGTGGCGGGACGCCCGCCGCGGTCGTCGCGACGCGGGTACGACGGACGGTCGCCACCGGTCGGCCGGCCACCGCGGTCGTCGCGGCGGAAGCCACCACGGTCACCGCCACGGTCGTCACGGCCCCCGCGGTAGCCGCCCCTGTCACCGCCGTCGTTGCGACGAGGCTCGCGCTCCGGACGATCGTCGGGAGAGTTGGACATGGGTGTGACTCCTGTCTTCGGGGTACCGCTAGTCATTCTCGCGCAACCAACCCATGGCCGCGCTTCGGCGTAAAGAGGTGAAAAACAAAAAGGACCCTTGGTCCAGCGTTGAACGCTGGACCAAGGGTCCTTTGAAAGATTGTTCGGCGGCGTCCTACTCTCCCACAGGGTCCCCCCTGCAGTACCATCGGCGCTGAAAGGCTTAGCTTCCGGGTTCGGAATGTAACCGGGCGTTTCCCTAACGCTATGACCACCGAAACCCTATCGGTTTCGAGCGAACAAGCACACTTTGTAGTTATGTTCTAGCTCTAGAAACCAGCAACTGTTCGTTGCTTCAGAACTAACACAGTGGACGCGAGCAACTGAGGACAAGCCCTCGGCCTATTAGTACCAGTCAGCTCCACCCGTTACCGGGCTTCCACATCTGGCCTATCAACCCAGTCGTCTACTGGGAGCCTTACCCTCTCAAGGAGGTGGGAATACTCATCTTGAAGCAGGCTTCCCGCTTAGATGCTTTCAGCGGTTATCCCTCCCGAACGTAGCCAACCAGCCATGCCCTTGGCAGGACAACTGGCACACCAGAGGTTCGTCCGTCCCGGTCCTCTCGTACTAGGGACAGCCCTTCTCAATATTCCTACGCGCACAGCGGATAGGGACCGAACTGTCTCACGACGTTCTAAACCCAGCTCGCGTACCGCTTTAATGGGCGAACAGCCCAACCCTTGGGACCGACTCCAGCCCCAGGATGCGACGAGCCGACATCGAGGTGCCAAACCATCCCGTCGATATGGACTCTTGGGGAAGATCAGCCTGTTATCCCCGGGGTACCTTTTATCCGTTGAGCGACGGCGCTTCCACAAGCCACCGCCGGATCACTAGTCCCGACTTTCGTCCCTGCTCGACCCGTCGGTCTCACAGTCA contains these protein-coding regions:
- a CDS encoding DUF1015 domain-containing protein produces the protein MTTSGTADDGLRLIPFHGLRYDPERVGSLAAVTSPPYDVVVRPDGVDHLQSADPHNIVRLILPQADTPAERNEQAARTLHDWLRNGILSADPEPALYVYEQRKGGLLQRGVIGALALSQPDAGIVLPHEDVMPDVVTDRAGLMRAASANLEPLLLTYLGDDTAAGAAEVVERTATGTPLLATTTEDGFRHRLWAITDPADLAAVTADLGHRQALIADGHHRWATYLRLQEEHQSPTAWDFGLVLLVDTARYPLQVRAIHRMLRRTPVADALAAVEGSFRVRPVEGPLPLALEALADAAERGNAFLLTGDGTFHLVTDPDLDLLERTVRRDRPEAWRRLDATVLHATLLDALWQIPDTPDQISYIHDAAATVAMAERHGGTAVLLHPVREQVVRDLARQGVTMPRKSTSFGPKPATGLVLRSLT
- a CDS encoding tetratricopeptide repeat protein; the encoded protein is MSLPKGLAEEVSRNLVMVARLIDEDPEQAYAYSRIALRLASRVAAVREAAGFAAYATQKYSEALAEFRAAKRMTGSVELWPVMADCERGLGRPERALAMAGEPEVQKLDKAGQVEMRLVAAGARRDMGQLDAAIVTLQSPELASNAIQPWTARLRYAYADALLAAGREDEAREWFAKTVEADKDGSMDASDRLAELDGVEFVDALAGDEPDGVDEDEDDEDDEDEEQDAAEVAAAERASDQAEYYDEDDDEYEPLERSDADADVDVTDEIAVVEDEDEDEDDAQARDKA